A stretch of DNA from Arachis hypogaea cultivar Tifrunner chromosome 19, arahy.Tifrunner.gnm2.J5K5, whole genome shotgun sequence:
CAATTCAAGACTTAAGTTCATGCCCGGAAAGCTCCGTTCAAGGTGGGATGGTCCATTTAAAGTGAAGGAAGTGAAGCCCTATAGAGTGGTTAAGCTATTCCACCCTCAAAGTGGTGTAACATTCAAAGTGAACGGCTACAGGGTAAAGAAGTATCATGGTCATAAGTCACCAAAGGAATTGGAGGTGTTCCTTCTTTAGCATGCACCCAAAGGAGGAGAGTCTTGAGCtcatgaccgtccaacttaaggacattaaagaaaagtgctaggtgggagacacccaccatggtatgatcctcCTTGtacataatttcttgcatgtagTTTTAGAGTATTTGTTTGGTTTTGTTGAATTTGTTTAAGTGTGcttgattttgtttgattttgttgagCTTGTTAGAGTCTTCATGAAGATTTCATTGATCTTAGTTTGGTTAAATTGGTAATGTTGAAGAAAATGCTTAATTTTGACTATTGCATGAAACTTTAAGTGTTTTTGAAGTATCTAGCTTGAATGACCGCCAAGATTGTGTTATACTTGTCTTTCCTCATGTTCTTAAAAAAAGGGTGTTCCACGCAtaagcgtggacgacgcatacgcgtcgatttcATTGCCGAAACTCCTGGTATAAAaatcagagagttgtgatggaatTGTGCGGGAGGGATGCCAGAAGCACAAAACCCCCCACACGTGCGCATCAGCTAATGCCTACGCGTCCCTCGTCTTATTCGCACACCCATGCGTGAGCGTGGGCGACGCACATGCGTCGTAGTGCGTTGTAGGATGATCTTGGAGCTCCTGGTACTAAAACTAGAGAGTTGCGCCGATACTGTGCGAATTTCATGCGTGGAGCACAATTGCtccccacgcgtaagcgtggatgacgcgtacgcgtcagtcgcTCTTTTCACCATCCACGTGTGACACGtgcgcgacgcgcacgcgtcacattGCTGACACAGCTAAAGTATAGCGTACTctgttctctttctttcttctattcctttttcctttcttctcccttctcctTACAACCTCTTCTCCGCCCACTACCATCGGCGACCTCAACCACCAGTGACCACCACCTCCGGCGGTCCCACAtcatctctctcctctcttttcttttcctttctcttctcctcttctcaCTTACACTCAATGtcaccttcttcctcctttcaagGTCTtatttctctcctttctcttttgttttttttttaaattccctCTTTTTAATTCCATTGCATTactctactttctttcttcttagttgcaatttgatttt
This window harbors:
- the LOC112778420 gene encoding uncharacterized protein, with the translated sequence MDFTKAGIVRKLQLEELECLRMDAYENAMIYKEKTKAFHDHHICKKDFQEGDKVFLYNSRLKFMPGKLRSRWDGPFKVKEVKPYRVVKLFHPQSGVTFKVNGYRVKKYHGHKSPKELEVFLL